In Acidobacteriota bacterium, one genomic interval encodes:
- a CDS encoding SDR family NAD(P)-dependent oxidoreductase — MDLKGKVVLVTGAGRGIGRAVALAFAFEGAKVALVGRTKKTLSEVQKELKDLGASSAVLPGDVSDEGVVSRVVAAAEQQLGPVDVLVNNAGIFTAAPVEKWMRPSSTACSP, encoded by the coding sequence CAAGGTCGTCCTCGTCACGGGCGCCGGGCGCGGGATCGGCCGGGCCGTCGCACTGGCCTTCGCCTTCGAGGGCGCGAAAGTGGCGCTGGTCGGCCGCACGAAGAAAACCCTCTCCGAAGTCCAGAAGGAGCTCAAGGATCTCGGCGCCTCGTCGGCCGTCCTGCCGGGGGACGTTTCCGACGAAGGCGTCGTCTCGCGCGTCGTCGCGGCCGCCGAGCAGCAGCTCGGCCCCGTCGACGTCCTCGTGAACAACGCCGGGATCTTCACGGCAGCGCCCGTCGAGAAATGGATGCGGCCGTCTTCGACCGCGTGCTCGCCGTGA
- a CDS encoding SDR family NAD(P)-dependent oxidoreductase translates to MDAAVFDRVLAVNLRGPFLMSRAVLPGMKTRRRGHIVNVASTAGRRGFAGGGAYCASKFGLAGLSEAMMYEARTSDVRVSVVYPSTVATDLVRKAGMAFDEKKAIQPEDVAAGIVALVKLDDRALVKGLEIWQTNP, encoded by the coding sequence ATGGATGCGGCCGTCTTCGACCGCGTGCTCGCCGTGAACCTGCGCGGGCCGTTCCTGATGTCGCGCGCCGTGCTGCCCGGAATGAAGACGCGCCGCCGCGGGCACATCGTGAACGTCGCTTCGACGGCCGGGCGGCGCGGCTTCGCGGGCGGCGGCGCGTACTGCGCGTCGAAGTTCGGCCTCGCGGGACTCTCGGAGGCCATGATGTACGAGGCGCGCACGTCGGACGTGCGCGTGTCCGTCGTCTACCCGTCCACGGTCGCGACGGACCTCGTCCGGAAGGCCGGGATGGCATTCGACGAAAAGAAAGCGATCCAGCCCGAGGACGTGGCGGCCGGGATCGTGGCGCTCGTGAAGCTGGATGACCGGGCCCTCGTGAAGGGACTCGAGATCTGGCAGACGAACCCGTGA